The Erigeron canadensis isolate Cc75 chromosome 4, C_canadensis_v1, whole genome shotgun sequence genome window below encodes:
- the LOC122596845 gene encoding uncharacterized protein LOC122596845: MFTNPASGQSQPSWVPSEQDMMIQTESGPFVQWIEDYPLPPGGLPKGIEMYDGKGDPDNHLKHFNGMIKMQRWNVPVACHMFALTMKDVARAWVDRLPVGSVVNFEDLKRKFRSHFSQQRIYQKIHLEAHNIKRREGESIHNFITRYTDEISLIKGLAESQKISGFVHGLRFKPLVEFLSTDLPQTYTALTDKTHSFLLAKDTAGNLGGVEPVEGSPYFNPQPYGRGGGRGQRGRGGRGHHFSPYQRTQDHAPANHGTPNNTQRPPRDVLAEERSPPKPRSQQRGKDMSKFCDYHNVRGHDTNDCKVFKTKVEEAAKTGRLAQFLKGLKKQGPKDNQGRQDNTEAQAARPEVMEAPITMIIGEVRREEQIPDKSEPWKSVAISFPPIEEKDASDDPIVIQAIIGKHQVKRVHVDTGSGCEIMYDHCFQRLSPTLQKLRKGSASSLIRFSGERAWSQGEVALQVTVGEWPRQRTEVLTFTIIRADSPYNVILGRVAMRKMGIIPSSTHAAIKFPTPLGIGYVKSETLFNRYCAKVEPQEMTPEQEKLVLSGESEEKVFINDKYPDQHILIGRQLPTEYKRKLKELLERNKDVFAWTPSDMTGVPRQLKIGSEVFDTQHKLNARPHIEPIKQKRRSLAPDRCKAAQEQVADLVKAGISREVKYQSWVANPVMVKKHDGGWRMCVDFTDINKACPKDCYPLPEIDWKVESLVGFKLKCFLDAYKGYHQIQMYPDDEDKTTFYTAGGIYCYKKMPFGLKNAGATYQRLVDKAFGKQIGRNLEAYVDDMVIKSRSEEDMLMDIEETFKTLRAINMKLNPKKCTFGAEEGQFLGHIITKEGFKADPEKVKDILNLKPPSSLKEIQSLNGKLAALHRFLSNSAERSLPFFKTLKGCLGKHNFSWTEEAQKAFTELKDYLSNLPTITAPTPGETLVLYLATSEETISAVLMTNKKEGQVPVYYVSRVLQGPETRYPEIEKLALALVHAARRLRRYFQAHPVMVLIDRPIKQVLTRPEVSGRLTKWAVELGEHEIEFQPRNAVKGQVLADFLAETPSKEPKAKRKIIFEEEKVEEAKEESGAESWKLFTDGASSADASGAGLILTNPEGQEFTYALRFKFKASNNVAEYEALLAGLRIAKKVKVEHIHAFVDSQIVAFQVNGTYEAKEPIMKKYLKKVREVRQQFKSFRIQNISRNKNKIAVALSKLASTSFAHLTKQVLVEMLEKSSIEEEIVAAPIEEEGETWMTPMMTYLAEGTLPTDRDQARKIRIKAPQYTLKDGVLYRKSYLGPLLRCVGPRQAKEVIREIHHGACGLHSGPRTVVAKITTLGYYWPSMHKDAVEEIQSCSRKAQVLSSGSRLLYQVGGSKALGDNLRKIDGEICLGANSDKIGIPRVIVSDNGKQFCEGVFRTFCENLEIQQSFTSVAHPQANGQVEVTNREIVNGIKARLGRCQDGWLDELHQVLWGIRTTPKVSNRETPFSLVYGSEAMIPAEASVHILRRAVIEEENENQLRSNLDLLEERRELAAIRETFLPGDYVFRNNDASKA; this comes from the exons ATGTTTACCAATCCAGCCAGTGGGCAGTCTCAACCCTCATGGGTTCCAAGCGAGCAAGACATGATGATCCAAACAGAGTCGGGACCGTTCGTACAATGGATTGAAGACTACCCGTTGCCACCCGGAGGATTGCCGAAGGGAATAGAAATGTATGATGGCAAGGGTGATCCCGACAATCACCTGAAGCACTTCAATGGCATGATCAAGATGCAACGTTGGAATGTTCCGGTTGCTTGCCATATGTTTGCTCTTACTATGAAGGACGTAGCCCGCGCTTGGGTAGACAGACTACCGGTCGGGAGTGTAGTAaactttgaagatcttaagaGAAAGTTCAGATCCCACTTCAGCCAGCAGAGGATATACCAGAAGATCCATTTGGAAGCACACAACATAAAAAGAAGAGAAGGTGAAAGCATACACAATTTCATTACGCGATACACGGATGAAATATCACTCATCAAAGGTCTGGCTGAAAGTCAAAAGATATCCGGTTTTGTGCACGGACTGAGATTCAAGCCATTGGTCGAATTTTTATCTACCGACCTCCCACAGACATATACAGCTCTAACTGACAAGACACACAGTTTCTTGCTTGCAAAGGACACGGCTGGTAACTTGGGAGGGGTGGAGCCAGTAGAAGGAAGTCCGTATTTCAATCCGCAACCTTATGGAAGGGGCGGGGGACGAGGCCAGAGGGGTCGTGGAGGTAGAGGACATCACTTCTCTCCATATCAGCGAACGCAAGATCATGCTCCTGCCAATCATGGCACCCCGAATAATACACAAAGACCCCCACGGGATGTATTAGCTGAAGAAAGATCACCACCAAAGCCAAGGTCACAACAGCGGGGGAAAGACATGAGCAAATTCTGTGATTATCATAATGTTCGCGGTCATGACACAAATGATTGTAAAGTATTCAAAACCAAGGTAGAGGAAGCAGCCAAAACTGGAAGGCTGGCCCAGTTCTTAAAAGGCTTGAAAAAGCAAGGGCCAAAAGATAATCAAGGAAGGCAAGATAACACTGAAGCTCAAGCAGCAAGGCCGGAGGTAATGGAAGCACCCATAACCATGATAATTGGTGAAGTTCGACGAGAAGAGCAGATACCAGACAAAAGTGAGCCATGGAAGTCGGTGGCGATCAGCTTCCCGCCCATTGAAGAGAAAGATGCATCAGATGACCCAATTGTGATCCAAGCGATCATAGGGAAACACCAAGTGAAAAGAGTGCATGTAGACACCGGAAGCGGGTGTGAAATTATGTACGACCATTGCTTCCAAAGATTATCGCCAACTCTCCAAAAGTTAAGGAAAGGCTCAGCAAGTTCCTTAATTAGATTCTCGGGGGAAAGAGCATGGTCACAAGGAGAAGTAGCTCTACAGGTAACTGTGGGAGAATGGCCGAGGCAACGTACGGAAGTGTTAACGTTCACCATCATCCGGGCCGACTCCCCGTATAATGTCATCTTGGGAAGAGTGGCCATGAGGAAAATGGGGATAATCCCCTCCTCAACTCATGCTGCAATTAAATTCCCAACGCCGCTAGGCATCGGATATGTGAAGTCAGAGACACTTTTCAACCGATATTGTGCTAAAGTAGAGCCGCAAGAGATGACTCCGGAGCAGGAAAAACTTGTATTATCTGGAGAATCAGAAGAGAAAGTGTTCATCAATGACAAGTATCCAGACCAGCACATTTTGATAGGCCGCCAACTCCCAACAGAGTACAAAAGAAAGCTAAAGGAATTACTTGAAAGGAATAAAGATGTATTCGCATGGACACCATCTGACATGACCGGTGTCCCAAGGCAGCTAAAGATAGGAAGTGAAGTATTTGATACCCAACACAAGCTAAATGCGCGACCGCACATTGAgccaataaaacaaaaaagaagaagtcTAGCCCCGGATAGATGCAAGGCCGCGCAAGAGCAAGTAGCAGACTTGGTCAAAGCAGGTATCTCGAGGGAAGTCAAATATCAAAGCTGGGTAGCCAACCCAGTTATGGTGAAAAAACATGACGGAGGCTGGAGAATGTGTGTCGACTTTACTGACATTAACAAGGCTTGCCCTAAAGACTGCTACCCACTACCAGAAATCGATTGGAAAGTAGAGTCATTGGTGGGTTTCAAGTTGAAGTGTTTTCTTGATGCTTACAAAGGGTATCACCAAATACAGATGTACCCCGATGATGAAGACAAGACAACATTTTACACTGCTGGGGGCATTTACTGCTATAAGAAGATGCCCTTTGGGTTAAAGAATGCAGGTGCAACGTATCAGAGGCTAGTAGACAAGGCATTCGGAAAGCAAATCGGGCGTAATCTGGAGGCTTATGTAGATGATATGGTTATCAAGAGTAGAAGCGAAGAAGACATGTTGATGGACATTGAGGAAACCTTCAAGACACTCCGAGCCATAAACATGAAGCTGAATCCAAAAAAATGCACCTTCGGAGCGGAGGAAGGCCAATTCTTAGGCCACATTATCACAAAGGAAGGATTCAAAGCAGATCCGGAGAAAGTAAAAGACATCCTCAATCTAAAACCACCAAGTAGCCTGAAAGAAATACAAAGTCTCAATGGAAAGCTTGCAGCCCTCCATCGGTTTCTTTCCAACTCAGCGGAGCGCTCCCTACcctttttcaaaacattgaaagGGTGTTTGGGAAAGCACAACTTCAGCTGGACGGAAGAGGCTCAGAAAGCTTTTACAGAGTTGAAGGACTACTTGTCAAATCTCCCCACCATCACCGCACCAACGCCCGGGGAAACCTTGGTGCTATACCTGGCAACCTCAGAAGAGACAATCAGTGCTGTCTTAATGACAAACAAAAAAGAGGGGCAAGTGCCAGTGTACTACGTAAGTAGAGTCTTGCAAGGCCCTGAAACTAGATACCCAGAAATTGAAAAGCTAGCTCTAGCTCTCGTTCATGCAGCACGAAGACTCCGTCGGTATTTTCAAGCACACCCAGTCATGGTGCTAATAGATAGACCAATAAAGCAAGTACTTACCAGGCCGGAGGTATCCGGGAGATTGACGAAATGGGCTGTAGAGTTGGGGGAGCATGAAATTGAGTTCCAACCAAGGAACGCTGTTAAGGGACAAGTACTTGCAGATTTCTTGGCAGAAACACCCTCGAAAGAGCCAAAGGCTAAAAGGAAGATTATCTTCGAAGAAGAAAAGGTTGAAGAAGCAAAAGAAGAATCTGGAGCAGAATCGTGGAAGTTATTCACTGATGGAGCCTCCAGCGCGGATGCTTCCGGAGCTGGTCTGATACTCACAAACCCGGAAGGGCAAGAATTTACTTATGCTTTACGCTTCAAATTCAAAGCCTCAAATAACGTAGCAGAATATGAGGCCCTTCTTGCAGGTCTCCGGATCGCGAAAAAGGTGAAGGTAGAGCACATCCATGCATTTGTAGATTCACAAATTGTAGCCTTCCAGGTGAATGGAACGTATGAAGCAAAAGAGCCCATAATGAAGAAATACTTAAAGAAAGTAAGAGAAGTGAGACAACAATTCAAGTCCTTTCGAATACAAAACATTAGCAGAAACAAGAACAAAATAGCCGTTGCCCTGAGCAAGCTAGCATCTACCTCATTTGCACACCTTACTAAGCAAGTCTTAGTAGAGATGCTTGAGAAAAGCTCCATTGAAGAAGAGATTGTAGCAGCTCCGATTGAAGAAGAGGGTGAAACTTGGATGACTCCAATGATGACATACCTAGCAGAAGGAACACTCCCAACAGATAGGGACCAGGCAAGAAAAATAAGAATCAAAGCCCCTCAGTATACGCTAAAGGATGGAGTGCTGTACCGGAAGTCATACCTTGGGCCCCTTCTTAGATGCGTAGGGCCGAGGCAAGCAAAGGAAGTCATAAGGGAAATACATCACGGAGCTTGTGGACTACACTCTGGACCAAGAACAGTGGTGGCAAAAATCACAACTCTAGGTTATTACTGGCCGTCGATGCACAAAGATGCAGTAGAAGAAATTCAAAGCT GCTCCCGGAAAGCTCAAGTTCTTAGTAGTGGCAGTAGACTACTTTACCAAGTGGGTGGAAGCAAAGCCCTTGGCGACAATCTCAGGAAAATAGATGGAGAAATTTGTTTGGGAGCAAATAGTGACAAGATTGGGATACCAAGAGTAATCGTGAGCGACAATGGCAAACAGTTTTGTGAAGGAGTTTTCAGAACCTTTTGTGAAAATTTAGAAATCCAACAATCTTTTACTTCTGTAGCCCATCCGCAGGCTAACGGGCAAGTAGAAGTGACCAATAGGGAGATTGTGAACGGAATCAAAGCAAGGCTAGGGAGATGCCAAGACGGGTGGTTAGATGAATTACACCAAGTCCTCTGGGGTATTCGAACAACACCTAAGGTAAGCAACAGAGAAACACCATTCAGCTTGGTGTACGGTTCAGAAGCAATGATACCAGCAGAAGCAAGTGTTCACATACTCCGTCGAGCCGTCATTGAAGAAGAAAACGAAAACCAACTCAGAAGTAACTTGGATCTGTTAGAAGAAAGGAGAGAGTTGGCAGCCATAAGAGAAACATTCCTACCAGGAGATTATGTCTTCCGCAACAACGATGCAAGCAAAGCATAG